One window from the genome of Anguilla rostrata isolate EN2019 chromosome 5, ASM1855537v3, whole genome shotgun sequence encodes:
- the LOC135254556 gene encoding glutathione S-transferase P-like, whose product MAPYTITYFAVRGRCGSTRIALSDLGQEWKETVLSFDEWMKGDLKAKCVFGQLPKLEDGDLALFQSNAILRHLGRKHGAYGKDDKEAAQIDMMVDGVEDLRLKYIRLIYQEYDTGKEAYLKDLPDHLSKFEAVLAQNKSGFLVGDKVSIADYTLLDVMLNHQVLCSHSLDKFPSLKSFVDKMSARPKLKAYLESDAYKKLPINGNGKQ is encoded by the exons A TGGCTCCCTACACCATCACCTACTTTGCGGTTCGAG GGCGATGTGGTTCCACGCGGATCGCGCTCTCCGACCTGGGACAGGAATGGAAGGAGACTGTCTTAAGTTTTGACGAGTGGATGAAGGGGGATCTGAAGGCAAAATGC GTGTTTGGCCAGCTGCCAAAACTTGAGGATGGTGACCTTGCCCTGTTTCAGTCCAACGCTATCCTCAGACATCTGGGCCGCAAGCATG GGGCTTATGGGAAGGATGACAAGGAAGCTGCTCAAATTGACATGATGGTCGACGGTGTCGAAGACCTCCGGCTCAAGTACATACGCTTGATCTACCAGGAATAC GATACTGGCAAGGAAGCATACCTCAAAGATCTTCCTGACCACCTCTCCAAGTTTGAAGCTGTTTTGGCCCAGAATAAATCAGGATTTCTGGTGGGGGACAAG GTCTCCATTGCGGACTACACTCTTTTGGACGTCATGCTCAACCACCAGGTGCTCTGCAGCCACAGCCTGGATAAGTTTCCTTCCCTGAAGAGTTTTGTGGATAAGATGTCCGCCCGTCCGAAACTCAAGGCCTACCTGGAGTCCGATGCCTACAAGAAGTTGCCCATCAACGGAAATGGGAAACAGTGA